Proteins from a single region of Halogeometricum borinquense DSM 11551:
- a CDS encoding DUF7344 domain-containing protein produces MGGSGPGTLLTEQSDDDDELHRDEIFDLISNRRRRYAIRYCKEATGPVSLSDLAEHVAAWEHEKTVEEITSRERKSVYTSLQQTHLPRLDRAGIIEFEDGEVELTDRIQSLDIYLDIVPENSVSWGVYYLGLSVLSCVIIAALWLEVLPTDSIPMLVYPTLIVVLFTVSAVYHTVDNYRYRFDEIEQE; encoded by the coding sequence ATGGGTGGAAGTGGCCCCGGTACATTGCTCACTGAGCAGTCCGATGATGACGACGAACTTCATCGAGACGAGATATTCGACTTGATCAGTAATCGCCGTCGTCGCTACGCGATCCGGTACTGCAAAGAGGCCACCGGCCCCGTCTCACTGTCTGATCTTGCAGAACACGTTGCAGCGTGGGAACACGAGAAAACGGTCGAAGAGATCACCTCGCGGGAGCGAAAAAGCGTCTATACATCGCTCCAGCAGACGCACCTTCCGAGGCTTGATCGCGCCGGTATCATCGAATTCGAAGACGGGGAAGTCGAGTTAACCGACCGCATCCAAAGCCTCGACATCTATCTCGATATCGTCCCCGAAAACTCCGTTTCGTGGGGCGTATACTATCTCGGTCTGTCTGTGCTCTCTTGTGTTATCATCGCCGCACTTTGGCTCGAGGTTCTTCCGACAGATTCGATTCCGATGCTCGTCTACCCGACGCTCATCGTGGTGTTGTTCACTGTCTCTGCGGTCTACCACACGGTGGATAACTATCGGTATCGGTTCGACGAAATCGAGCAGGAGTGA